A stretch of the Channa argus isolate prfri chromosome 9, Channa argus male v1.0, whole genome shotgun sequence genome encodes the following:
- the pkp4 gene encoding plakophilin-4 isoform X2, with product MPAPEQSPVTEEGLLLNIRNSSTGRNMEADNTANNILASVKEQELQFERLTRELEVERQIVANQLERCRVGAESPGACSSSSSEKSLPWRTADASASGDIKSRVTDSSQSPSYRIRTESEQVSLYSPEQSSLHESEGSGGNSRSSTQMNSYSDSGYQDASSGYLSSQNTGKAELRMQHSFPGAGTATLIRNSRAEGQALAQIQFPAVTAAVPGRAMRRVSSVPSRSHSPAYASSMSPSRGSMRTSADNSYGSPIVTEPKPLATIFSTTLPSAQRSATTGAGGSGSPFSTQKNSPAALRRMGSTNSRAGSISRTPLPYQASAGSSSGHMGSPLTVVDNINSPLTKQPTHSSSPVRATMTAVPQHYSSTLPRSLLHNTDPYGPQSYDIYERMTRPDSLTDALVEDDVQGIRSSYASQHSQLGQDLRSAMSPDRHITPIYEERTFQGPLYRSPSHTQQGTLYRSASGVGSLQRTSSQRSAMTYQRNNYALSTAATYADPYRSAQYNHQAVVMDDGATRSPSIDSIQKDPREFAWRDPELTEVIHMLQHHFPSVQANAAAYLQHLCFGDNRIKTEVCRLGGIKHLVDLLEHKVLDVQKNSCGALRNLVYGKAMDDNKIAVRNAGGIPALLRLLRKTVDAEVRELVTGVLWNLSSCDAVKMTIIRDALTTLTNTVIIPHSGWSSSTFDDDHKLKFHTSLVLRNTTGCLRNLSSAGEEARKQMRTCEGLVDSLLYVIKACVNASDFDSKTVENCICTLRNLSYRLELEMPPSRLTGGQELDGLLSSESPSKEVDSSCWARKKKKKKKSLQEDTWDGVGPIPGFSKSPKGAEMLWHPAVVKPYLTLLAESSNPATLEGAAGSLQNLSAGNWKFAAYIRAAVRKEKGLPILVELLRMDNDRVVCSVATALRNMALDVRNKELIGKYAMRDLVNRLPGGNTTVLSDETVAAICCTLHEVTSKNMENAKALADTGGIEKLVNITKGRGDRYSMKVVKAAAQVLNTLWQYRDLRAIYKKDGWNQNHFLTPVSTLERDRFKSQPTLPTSNIQMSPVNHSAASATSSPAVLGIKEHRDNVRDYQRAQSTMQFYNYQGDNSIHKKQYTGSGKPSSYYYSSPTREEPRRTQPVYYTEEPGRRNYDTYRMYLRHPHGYDDPYLEEVISYPPAVDYSSQPHGLKSTTNYVDFYASTRRPSYRAQQYPGSPDSW from the exons GAGCTCCAGTTTGAGCGGCTAACCAGGGAGCTGGAAGTGGAGAGGCAGATTGTGGCCAATCAGCTGGAAAGATGCAGAGTCGGGGCCGAGTCGCCTGGCGCTTGTAGCAGCAG CTCATCTGAGAAGTCCCTGCCTTGGAGAACTGCAG ATGCCTCTGCCTCAGGGGACATCAAGTCTCGGGTGACTGACAGCTCCCAGTCGCCCAGCTACCGCATCAGGACGGAGTCAGAGCAGGTGTCTCTGTACTCCCCGGAGCAGTCCTCCCTCCATGAAAGTGAGG GGTCAGGGGGGAATTCACGAAGTTCAACTCAAATGAACTCTTACTCAGACAGTGGCTACCAGGATGCCAGCAGCGGATACCTCAGCAGCCAGAACACGGGCAAAGCTGAGCTGAGGATGCAGCACTCCTTCCCTGGCGCCGGCACTGCCACCCTGATAAGGAATTCCAGGGCCGAAGGCCAGGCTTTAGCCCAG ATACAGTTTCCAGCAGTCACAGCAGCAGTGCCTGGCCGTGCTATGCGGAGGGTGAGCTCAGTGCCTTCTCGCTCTCACTCGCCAGCGTATGCCAGCAGCATGTCCCCCTCCCGCGGCTCCATGCGTACCTCGGCTGACAATTCCTATGGCTCACCCATTGTAACTGAACCCAAACCCCTAGCCACTATCTTCTCTACAACCTTGCCCTCTGCTCAGCGCAGCGCTACCACTGGTGCTGGTGGCAGTGGCTCACCCTTCTCCACTCAGAAAAACTCCCCTGCTGCATTGCGACGCATGGGCTCCACAAACTCGCGGGCAGGCAGTATTAGTCGTACACCCTTGCCCTATCAAGCCTCAGCAGGGTCATCATCAGGCCACATGGGCTCGCCTCTGACAGTGGTGGACAACATCAACTCCCCGCTAACTAAACAGCCTACACACTCATCGTCTCCAGTCAGGGCTACTATGACCGCCGTACCCCAGCACTACAGTTCCACTCTGCCCCGCTCTTTGCTCCACAACACCGACCCCTACGGACCCCAGAGTTACGACATTTACGAGAGGATGACACGACCTGACAGCCTCACAG ATGCCCTCGTTGAGGATGACGTTCAAG GAATACGGAGCTCCTATGCCAGTCAACACAGCCAACTGGGTCAGGACTTAAGGTCTGCCATGTCTCCAGACCGCCACATCACACCAATATACGAGGAAAGGACGTTCCAGGGTCCGTTGTACCGCAGCCCCAGTCACACCCAGCAGGGCACCCTCTACAGGAGCGCGTCAG GTGTGGGGAGTCTTCAACGGACATCCAGCCAGCGCAGTGCCATGACCTACCAAAGAAACAACTATGCTCTTAGCACAGCCGCCACTTATGCTGATCCTTATCGCTCAGCACAGTACAATCACCAGGCTGTCGTCATGGATGACGGTGCTACTCGCTCACCATCTATAGACAGTATTCAAAAGGATCCAAG GGAGTTTGCGTGGCGTGACCCAGAGCTAACAGAGGTGATTCACATGCTCCAGCACCACTTCCCCTCAGTGCAGGCCAATGCAGCTGCCTACCTGCAGCACCTGTGCTTCGGAGATAATCGAATCAAGACTGAG GTGTGTCGACTTGGAGGAATTAAACATCTAGTGGACCTACTTGAACACAAGGTTCTTGACGTCCAGAAGAACTCATGTGGAGCTCTGAGGAACCTTGTTTATGGCAAAGCAATGGATGACAACAAGATAGCTGTGAGAAATGCAGGAGGCATTCCAGCACTCCTCCGCTTGCTGAGAAAGACTGTGGATGCAGAAGTGCGGGAGCTTGTCACAG GGGTGCTATGGAACCTGTCGTCATGTGACGCCGTCAAGATGACAATCATTCGGGACGCCTTAACGACTCTGACCAACACTGTGATCATCCCTCACTCTGGATGGAGCAGCTCCACCTTCGATGACGACCACAAGCTGAAGTTTCACACCTCCCTGGTGCTGAGAAACACCACTGGCTGTCTAAG gaACCTGAGTTCAGCTGGTGAGGAGGCTAGAAAACAGATGCGCACTTGTGAGGGCCTGGTTGACTCACTGCTCTATGTAATCAAAGCCTGTGTAAACGCCTCTGACTTCGACAGCAAG ACTGTGGAAAACTGTATTTGCACTCTAAGGAACCTGTCATATCGTCTGGAGTTGGAGATGCCACCATCAAGGCTGACTGGGGGACAAGAGCTGGACGGCCTACTGAGCAGTGAGTCACCCAGTAAAGAGGTGGATTCCAGCTGTTGggccagaaagaaaaagaagaaaaaaaagagcttgcaGGAAGACACA TGGGACGGTGTGGGACCCATCCCCGGCTTCTCCAAGTCACCTAAGGGGGCAGAGATGCTATGGCATCCTGCAGTAGTTAAGCCTTACTTGACACTGCTTGCTGAGAGCTCAAATCCTGCCACTCTTGAGGGTGCTGCTGGGTCCCTTCAGAATCTGTCAGCTGGCAACTGGAAG TTTGCTGCATACATTCGTGCAGCGGTGCGTAAAGAGAAAGGACTGCCCATCCTAGTGGAGCTGCTGCGAATGGATAATGACAGGGTGGTATGTTCAGTTGCCACCGCTTTGAGAAACATGGCACTGGATGTCAGGAACAAGGAGCTTATAG GGAAATATGCAATGAGAGACCTGGTCAACCGCCTCCCTGGGGGAAACACCACTGTACTGTCGGACGAGACCGTGGCCGCCATCTGTTGCACTCTGCACGAGGTCACAAGCAAAAATATGGAGAACGCCAAGGCCTTGGCGGACACTGGTGGCATCGAGAAGCTGGTCAACATCACCAAGGGCAGAGGAGACAG GTACTCGATGAAGGTGGTTAAGGCAGCTGCTCAGGTGCTGAACACGCTATGGCAGTACCGGGATCTGCGTGCCATTTATAAAAAA GATGGATGGAACCAAAACCATTTCCTAACCCCAGTGTCAACACTTGAACGAGACAGGTTCAAGTCCCAGCCCACTCTTCCCACCAGTAACATTCAAATGTCTCCAGTCAACCACTCtg CTGCCAGTGCCACATCGTCTCCTGCAGTGCTGGGCATCAAAGAGCATAGAGACAACGTCAGAGATTACCAGAGAGCACAGTCAACTATGCAATTTTATAATTACCAAGGGGACAACAGtatacataaaaaacaatatacag gGTCTGGAAAACCTTCTTCATATTACTACTCGTCTCCCACAAGAGAGGAGCCCAGAAGAACACAG CCTGTGTATTACACAGAGGAGCCTGGGAGAAGGAACTATGATACATACAGAATGTACCTGCGACATCCCCATGGCTACGACGACCCGTACTTGGAAGAGGTCATCAGCTACCCACCGGCCGTCGACTACAGCTCTCAGCCTCATGGACTGAAATCCACCACCAACTACGTGGACTTTTATGCTAGCACACGGAGGCCTTCATACAGGGCCCAGCAGTATCCTGGCTCTCCTGACTCCTGG tag
- the pkp4 gene encoding plakophilin-4 isoform X1 encodes MPAPEQSPVTEEGLLLNIRNSSTGRNMEADNTANNILASVKEQELQFERLTRELEVERQIVANQLERCRVGAESPGACSSSSSEKSLPWRTADASASGDIKSRVTDSSQSPSYRIRTESEQVSLYSPEQSSLHESEGSGGNSRSSTQMNSYSDSGYQDASSGYLSSQNTGKAELRMQHSFPGAGTATLIRNSRAEGQALAQIQFPAVTAAVPGRAMRRVSSVPSRSHSPAYASSMSPSRGSMRTSADNSYGSPIVTEPKPLATIFSTTLPSAQRSATTGAGGSGSPFSTQKNSPAALRRMGSTNSRAGSISRTPLPYQASAGSSSGHMGSPLTVVDNINSPLTKQPTHSSSPVRATMTAVPQHYSSTLPRSLLHNTDPYGPQSYDIYERMTRPDSLTDALVEDDVQGIRSSYASQHSQLGQDLRSAMSPDRHITPIYEERTFQGPLYRSPSHTQQGTLYRSASGVGSLQRTSSQRSAMTYQRNNYALSTAATYADPYRSAQYNHQAVVMDDGATRSPSIDSIQKDPREFAWRDPELTEVIHMLQHHFPSVQANAAAYLQHLCFGDNRIKTEVCRLGGIKHLVDLLEHKVLDVQKNSCGALRNLVYGKAMDDNKIAVRNAGGIPALLRLLRKTVDAEVRELVTGVLWNLSSCDAVKMTIIRDALTTLTNTVIIPHSGWSSSTFDDDHKLKFHTSLVLRNTTGCLRNLSSAGEEARKQMRTCEGLVDSLLYVIKACVNASDFDSKTVENCICTLRNLSYRLELEMPPSRLTGGQELDGLLSSESPSKEVDSSCWARKKKKKKKSLQEDTWDGVGPIPGFSKSPKGAEMLWHPAVVKPYLTLLAESSNPATLEGAAGSLQNLSAGNWKFAAYIRAAVRKEKGLPILVELLRMDNDRVVCSVATALRNMALDVRNKELIGKYAMRDLVNRLPGGNTTVLSDETVAAICCTLHEVTSKNMENAKALADTGGIEKLVNITKGRGDRYSMKVVKAAAQVLNTLWQYRDLRAIYKKDGWNQNHFLTPVSTLERDRFKSQPTLPTSNIQMSPVNHSAASATSSPAVLGIKEHRDNVRDYQRAQSTMQFYNYQGDNSIHKKQYTGSGKPSSYYYSSPTREEPRRTQPVYYTEEPGRRNYDTYRMYLRHPHGYDDPYLEEVISYPPAVDYSSQPHGLKSTTNYVDFYASTRRPSYRAQQYPGSPDSWV; translated from the exons GAGCTCCAGTTTGAGCGGCTAACCAGGGAGCTGGAAGTGGAGAGGCAGATTGTGGCCAATCAGCTGGAAAGATGCAGAGTCGGGGCCGAGTCGCCTGGCGCTTGTAGCAGCAG CTCATCTGAGAAGTCCCTGCCTTGGAGAACTGCAG ATGCCTCTGCCTCAGGGGACATCAAGTCTCGGGTGACTGACAGCTCCCAGTCGCCCAGCTACCGCATCAGGACGGAGTCAGAGCAGGTGTCTCTGTACTCCCCGGAGCAGTCCTCCCTCCATGAAAGTGAGG GGTCAGGGGGGAATTCACGAAGTTCAACTCAAATGAACTCTTACTCAGACAGTGGCTACCAGGATGCCAGCAGCGGATACCTCAGCAGCCAGAACACGGGCAAAGCTGAGCTGAGGATGCAGCACTCCTTCCCTGGCGCCGGCACTGCCACCCTGATAAGGAATTCCAGGGCCGAAGGCCAGGCTTTAGCCCAG ATACAGTTTCCAGCAGTCACAGCAGCAGTGCCTGGCCGTGCTATGCGGAGGGTGAGCTCAGTGCCTTCTCGCTCTCACTCGCCAGCGTATGCCAGCAGCATGTCCCCCTCCCGCGGCTCCATGCGTACCTCGGCTGACAATTCCTATGGCTCACCCATTGTAACTGAACCCAAACCCCTAGCCACTATCTTCTCTACAACCTTGCCCTCTGCTCAGCGCAGCGCTACCACTGGTGCTGGTGGCAGTGGCTCACCCTTCTCCACTCAGAAAAACTCCCCTGCTGCATTGCGACGCATGGGCTCCACAAACTCGCGGGCAGGCAGTATTAGTCGTACACCCTTGCCCTATCAAGCCTCAGCAGGGTCATCATCAGGCCACATGGGCTCGCCTCTGACAGTGGTGGACAACATCAACTCCCCGCTAACTAAACAGCCTACACACTCATCGTCTCCAGTCAGGGCTACTATGACCGCCGTACCCCAGCACTACAGTTCCACTCTGCCCCGCTCTTTGCTCCACAACACCGACCCCTACGGACCCCAGAGTTACGACATTTACGAGAGGATGACACGACCTGACAGCCTCACAG ATGCCCTCGTTGAGGATGACGTTCAAG GAATACGGAGCTCCTATGCCAGTCAACACAGCCAACTGGGTCAGGACTTAAGGTCTGCCATGTCTCCAGACCGCCACATCACACCAATATACGAGGAAAGGACGTTCCAGGGTCCGTTGTACCGCAGCCCCAGTCACACCCAGCAGGGCACCCTCTACAGGAGCGCGTCAG GTGTGGGGAGTCTTCAACGGACATCCAGCCAGCGCAGTGCCATGACCTACCAAAGAAACAACTATGCTCTTAGCACAGCCGCCACTTATGCTGATCCTTATCGCTCAGCACAGTACAATCACCAGGCTGTCGTCATGGATGACGGTGCTACTCGCTCACCATCTATAGACAGTATTCAAAAGGATCCAAG GGAGTTTGCGTGGCGTGACCCAGAGCTAACAGAGGTGATTCACATGCTCCAGCACCACTTCCCCTCAGTGCAGGCCAATGCAGCTGCCTACCTGCAGCACCTGTGCTTCGGAGATAATCGAATCAAGACTGAG GTGTGTCGACTTGGAGGAATTAAACATCTAGTGGACCTACTTGAACACAAGGTTCTTGACGTCCAGAAGAACTCATGTGGAGCTCTGAGGAACCTTGTTTATGGCAAAGCAATGGATGACAACAAGATAGCTGTGAGAAATGCAGGAGGCATTCCAGCACTCCTCCGCTTGCTGAGAAAGACTGTGGATGCAGAAGTGCGGGAGCTTGTCACAG GGGTGCTATGGAACCTGTCGTCATGTGACGCCGTCAAGATGACAATCATTCGGGACGCCTTAACGACTCTGACCAACACTGTGATCATCCCTCACTCTGGATGGAGCAGCTCCACCTTCGATGACGACCACAAGCTGAAGTTTCACACCTCCCTGGTGCTGAGAAACACCACTGGCTGTCTAAG gaACCTGAGTTCAGCTGGTGAGGAGGCTAGAAAACAGATGCGCACTTGTGAGGGCCTGGTTGACTCACTGCTCTATGTAATCAAAGCCTGTGTAAACGCCTCTGACTTCGACAGCAAG ACTGTGGAAAACTGTATTTGCACTCTAAGGAACCTGTCATATCGTCTGGAGTTGGAGATGCCACCATCAAGGCTGACTGGGGGACAAGAGCTGGACGGCCTACTGAGCAGTGAGTCACCCAGTAAAGAGGTGGATTCCAGCTGTTGggccagaaagaaaaagaagaaaaaaaagagcttgcaGGAAGACACA TGGGACGGTGTGGGACCCATCCCCGGCTTCTCCAAGTCACCTAAGGGGGCAGAGATGCTATGGCATCCTGCAGTAGTTAAGCCTTACTTGACACTGCTTGCTGAGAGCTCAAATCCTGCCACTCTTGAGGGTGCTGCTGGGTCCCTTCAGAATCTGTCAGCTGGCAACTGGAAG TTTGCTGCATACATTCGTGCAGCGGTGCGTAAAGAGAAAGGACTGCCCATCCTAGTGGAGCTGCTGCGAATGGATAATGACAGGGTGGTATGTTCAGTTGCCACCGCTTTGAGAAACATGGCACTGGATGTCAGGAACAAGGAGCTTATAG GGAAATATGCAATGAGAGACCTGGTCAACCGCCTCCCTGGGGGAAACACCACTGTACTGTCGGACGAGACCGTGGCCGCCATCTGTTGCACTCTGCACGAGGTCACAAGCAAAAATATGGAGAACGCCAAGGCCTTGGCGGACACTGGTGGCATCGAGAAGCTGGTCAACATCACCAAGGGCAGAGGAGACAG GTACTCGATGAAGGTGGTTAAGGCAGCTGCTCAGGTGCTGAACACGCTATGGCAGTACCGGGATCTGCGTGCCATTTATAAAAAA GATGGATGGAACCAAAACCATTTCCTAACCCCAGTGTCAACACTTGAACGAGACAGGTTCAAGTCCCAGCCCACTCTTCCCACCAGTAACATTCAAATGTCTCCAGTCAACCACTCtg CTGCCAGTGCCACATCGTCTCCTGCAGTGCTGGGCATCAAAGAGCATAGAGACAACGTCAGAGATTACCAGAGAGCACAGTCAACTATGCAATTTTATAATTACCAAGGGGACAACAGtatacataaaaaacaatatacag gGTCTGGAAAACCTTCTTCATATTACTACTCGTCTCCCACAAGAGAGGAGCCCAGAAGAACACAG CCTGTGTATTACACAGAGGAGCCTGGGAGAAGGAACTATGATACATACAGAATGTACCTGCGACATCCCCATGGCTACGACGACCCGTACTTGGAAGAGGTCATCAGCTACCCACCGGCCGTCGACTACAGCTCTCAGCCTCATGGACTGAAATCCACCACCAACTACGTGGACTTTTATGCTAGCACACGGAGGCCTTCATACAGGGCCCAGCAGTATCCTGGCTCTCCTGACTCCTGGGTATAG
- the pkp4 gene encoding plakophilin-4 isoform X3 yields MPAPEQSPVTEEGLLLNIRNSSTGRNMEADNTANNILASVKEQELQFERLTRELEVERQIVANQLERCRVGAESPGACSSSSSEKSLPWRTADASASGDIKSRVTDSSQSPSYRIRTESEQVSLYSPEQSSLHERSGGNSRSSTQMNSYSDSGYQDASSGYLSSQNTGKAELRMQHSFPGAGTATLIRNSRAEGQALAQIQFPAVTAAVPGRAMRRVSSVPSRSHSPAYASSMSPSRGSMRTSADNSYGSPIVTEPKPLATIFSTTLPSAQRSATTGAGGSGSPFSTQKNSPAALRRMGSTNSRAGSISRTPLPYQASAGSSSGHMGSPLTVVDNINSPLTKQPTHSSSPVRATMTAVPQHYSSTLPRSLLHNTDPYGPQSYDIYERMTRPDSLTDALVEDDVQGIRSSYASQHSQLGQDLRSAMSPDRHITPIYEERTFQGPLYRSPSHTQQGTLYRSASGVGSLQRTSSQRSAMTYQRNNYALSTAATYADPYRSAQYNHQAVVMDDGATRSPSIDSIQKDPREFAWRDPELTEVIHMLQHHFPSVQANAAAYLQHLCFGDNRIKTEVCRLGGIKHLVDLLEHKVLDVQKNSCGALRNLVYGKAMDDNKIAVRNAGGIPALLRLLRKTVDAEVRELVTGVLWNLSSCDAVKMTIIRDALTTLTNTVIIPHSGWSSSTFDDDHKLKFHTSLVLRNTTGCLRNLSSAGEEARKQMRTCEGLVDSLLYVIKACVNASDFDSKTVENCICTLRNLSYRLELEMPPSRLTGGQELDGLLSSESPSKEVDSSCWARKKKKKKKSLQEDTWDGVGPIPGFSKSPKGAEMLWHPAVVKPYLTLLAESSNPATLEGAAGSLQNLSAGNWKFAAYIRAAVRKEKGLPILVELLRMDNDRVVCSVATALRNMALDVRNKELIGKYAMRDLVNRLPGGNTTVLSDETVAAICCTLHEVTSKNMENAKALADTGGIEKLVNITKGRGDRYSMKVVKAAAQVLNTLWQYRDLRAIYKKDGWNQNHFLTPVSTLERDRFKSQPTLPTSNIQMSPVNHSAASATSSPAVLGIKEHRDNVRDYQRAQSTMQFYNYQGDNSIHKKQYTGSGKPSSYYYSSPTREEPRRTQPVYYTEEPGRRNYDTYRMYLRHPHGYDDPYLEEVISYPPAVDYSSQPHGLKSTTNYVDFYASTRRPSYRAQQYPGSPDSWV; encoded by the exons GAGCTCCAGTTTGAGCGGCTAACCAGGGAGCTGGAAGTGGAGAGGCAGATTGTGGCCAATCAGCTGGAAAGATGCAGAGTCGGGGCCGAGTCGCCTGGCGCTTGTAGCAGCAG CTCATCTGAGAAGTCCCTGCCTTGGAGAACTGCAG ATGCCTCTGCCTCAGGGGACATCAAGTCTCGGGTGACTGACAGCTCCCAGTCGCCCAGCTACCGCATCAGGACGGAGTCAGAGCAGGTGTCTCTGTACTCCCCGGAGCAGTCCTCCCTCCATGAAA GGTCAGGGGGGAATTCACGAAGTTCAACTCAAATGAACTCTTACTCAGACAGTGGCTACCAGGATGCCAGCAGCGGATACCTCAGCAGCCAGAACACGGGCAAAGCTGAGCTGAGGATGCAGCACTCCTTCCCTGGCGCCGGCACTGCCACCCTGATAAGGAATTCCAGGGCCGAAGGCCAGGCTTTAGCCCAG ATACAGTTTCCAGCAGTCACAGCAGCAGTGCCTGGCCGTGCTATGCGGAGGGTGAGCTCAGTGCCTTCTCGCTCTCACTCGCCAGCGTATGCCAGCAGCATGTCCCCCTCCCGCGGCTCCATGCGTACCTCGGCTGACAATTCCTATGGCTCACCCATTGTAACTGAACCCAAACCCCTAGCCACTATCTTCTCTACAACCTTGCCCTCTGCTCAGCGCAGCGCTACCACTGGTGCTGGTGGCAGTGGCTCACCCTTCTCCACTCAGAAAAACTCCCCTGCTGCATTGCGACGCATGGGCTCCACAAACTCGCGGGCAGGCAGTATTAGTCGTACACCCTTGCCCTATCAAGCCTCAGCAGGGTCATCATCAGGCCACATGGGCTCGCCTCTGACAGTGGTGGACAACATCAACTCCCCGCTAACTAAACAGCCTACACACTCATCGTCTCCAGTCAGGGCTACTATGACCGCCGTACCCCAGCACTACAGTTCCACTCTGCCCCGCTCTTTGCTCCACAACACCGACCCCTACGGACCCCAGAGTTACGACATTTACGAGAGGATGACACGACCTGACAGCCTCACAG ATGCCCTCGTTGAGGATGACGTTCAAG GAATACGGAGCTCCTATGCCAGTCAACACAGCCAACTGGGTCAGGACTTAAGGTCTGCCATGTCTCCAGACCGCCACATCACACCAATATACGAGGAAAGGACGTTCCAGGGTCCGTTGTACCGCAGCCCCAGTCACACCCAGCAGGGCACCCTCTACAGGAGCGCGTCAG GTGTGGGGAGTCTTCAACGGACATCCAGCCAGCGCAGTGCCATGACCTACCAAAGAAACAACTATGCTCTTAGCACAGCCGCCACTTATGCTGATCCTTATCGCTCAGCACAGTACAATCACCAGGCTGTCGTCATGGATGACGGTGCTACTCGCTCACCATCTATAGACAGTATTCAAAAGGATCCAAG GGAGTTTGCGTGGCGTGACCCAGAGCTAACAGAGGTGATTCACATGCTCCAGCACCACTTCCCCTCAGTGCAGGCCAATGCAGCTGCCTACCTGCAGCACCTGTGCTTCGGAGATAATCGAATCAAGACTGAG GTGTGTCGACTTGGAGGAATTAAACATCTAGTGGACCTACTTGAACACAAGGTTCTTGACGTCCAGAAGAACTCATGTGGAGCTCTGAGGAACCTTGTTTATGGCAAAGCAATGGATGACAACAAGATAGCTGTGAGAAATGCAGGAGGCATTCCAGCACTCCTCCGCTTGCTGAGAAAGACTGTGGATGCAGAAGTGCGGGAGCTTGTCACAG GGGTGCTATGGAACCTGTCGTCATGTGACGCCGTCAAGATGACAATCATTCGGGACGCCTTAACGACTCTGACCAACACTGTGATCATCCCTCACTCTGGATGGAGCAGCTCCACCTTCGATGACGACCACAAGCTGAAGTTTCACACCTCCCTGGTGCTGAGAAACACCACTGGCTGTCTAAG gaACCTGAGTTCAGCTGGTGAGGAGGCTAGAAAACAGATGCGCACTTGTGAGGGCCTGGTTGACTCACTGCTCTATGTAATCAAAGCCTGTGTAAACGCCTCTGACTTCGACAGCAAG ACTGTGGAAAACTGTATTTGCACTCTAAGGAACCTGTCATATCGTCTGGAGTTGGAGATGCCACCATCAAGGCTGACTGGGGGACAAGAGCTGGACGGCCTACTGAGCAGTGAGTCACCCAGTAAAGAGGTGGATTCCAGCTGTTGggccagaaagaaaaagaagaaaaaaaagagcttgcaGGAAGACACA TGGGACGGTGTGGGACCCATCCCCGGCTTCTCCAAGTCACCTAAGGGGGCAGAGATGCTATGGCATCCTGCAGTAGTTAAGCCTTACTTGACACTGCTTGCTGAGAGCTCAAATCCTGCCACTCTTGAGGGTGCTGCTGGGTCCCTTCAGAATCTGTCAGCTGGCAACTGGAAG TTTGCTGCATACATTCGTGCAGCGGTGCGTAAAGAGAAAGGACTGCCCATCCTAGTGGAGCTGCTGCGAATGGATAATGACAGGGTGGTATGTTCAGTTGCCACCGCTTTGAGAAACATGGCACTGGATGTCAGGAACAAGGAGCTTATAG GGAAATATGCAATGAGAGACCTGGTCAACCGCCTCCCTGGGGGAAACACCACTGTACTGTCGGACGAGACCGTGGCCGCCATCTGTTGCACTCTGCACGAGGTCACAAGCAAAAATATGGAGAACGCCAAGGCCTTGGCGGACACTGGTGGCATCGAGAAGCTGGTCAACATCACCAAGGGCAGAGGAGACAG GTACTCGATGAAGGTGGTTAAGGCAGCTGCTCAGGTGCTGAACACGCTATGGCAGTACCGGGATCTGCGTGCCATTTATAAAAAA GATGGATGGAACCAAAACCATTTCCTAACCCCAGTGTCAACACTTGAACGAGACAGGTTCAAGTCCCAGCCCACTCTTCCCACCAGTAACATTCAAATGTCTCCAGTCAACCACTCtg CTGCCAGTGCCACATCGTCTCCTGCAGTGCTGGGCATCAAAGAGCATAGAGACAACGTCAGAGATTACCAGAGAGCACAGTCAACTATGCAATTTTATAATTACCAAGGGGACAACAGtatacataaaaaacaatatacag gGTCTGGAAAACCTTCTTCATATTACTACTCGTCTCCCACAAGAGAGGAGCCCAGAAGAACACAG CCTGTGTATTACACAGAGGAGCCTGGGAGAAGGAACTATGATACATACAGAATGTACCTGCGACATCCCCATGGCTACGACGACCCGTACTTGGAAGAGGTCATCAGCTACCCACCGGCCGTCGACTACAGCTCTCAGCCTCATGGACTGAAATCCACCACCAACTACGTGGACTTTTATGCTAGCACACGGAGGCCTTCATACAGGGCCCAGCAGTATCCTGGCTCTCCTGACTCCTGGGTATAG